The following coding sequences lie in one Vidua chalybeata isolate OUT-0048 chromosome 16, bVidCha1 merged haplotype, whole genome shotgun sequence genomic window:
- the GPR146 gene encoding probable G-protein coupled receptor 146, with product MWSCEALINSTENSEDQHLCHDFDLVLSIFSLLYLIVCFPIGLCYNGLLVLVNLYNKATMTMPDVYFVNIAIAGLIINTLAPMYLLGLANTKWAIWNSNNEVYITFLILFNVSSLVTMYSTTLLSLDYYIERALPRTYMSSVYNTKHVCGFIWGGAMLTSFSSLLFYVCNHVSTKIIECSKMQNQEAADAIMVFIGYVVPAIAVLYALTLILRIRKEATPLDQDTGRLDPSVHRLLIATVCTQFTLWTPYYVILLVSTFINLRGRIPDVNSIQILHFATILSKFLAFSSSFVMPLLYRYINKNFPNKLRRLLKKIHCGNQGCSHERTVVQQVMT from the coding sequence ATGTGGAGCTGTGAAGCCTTAATCAACAGTACCGAGAACAGTGAGGACCAGCATCTCTGCCATGACTTCGACCTTGTGCTTTccatcttttcccttctctaccTCATTGTATGTTTCCCAATTGGCCTTTGTTACAATGGCCTGCTGGTCCTAGTTAACCTCTACAACAAAGCTACTATGACTATGCCAGATGTTTACTTTGTCAACATTGCCATTGCTGGCCTCATCATCAACACTCTGGCACCAATGTACCTGCTGGGTCTTGCCAATACAAAATGGGCCATCTGGAATTCCAACAATGAAGTTTATATCACCTTCCTTATTTTATTCAACGTCTCATCGTTAGTTACCATGTACTCTACCACACTGCTCAGTCTGGACTACTACATCGAACGTGCCCTGCCCAGGACTTACATGTCCAGTGTGTACAACACCAAACACGTCTGCGGCTTCATCTGGGGTGGGGCCATGCTCACAAGCTTTTCATCTCTCCTGTTCTACGTCTGCAACCACGTGTCCACCAAAATAATCGAGTGTTCCAAGATGCAGAACCAGGAAGCAGCAGATGCCATCATGGTGTTTATCGGGTACGTCGTTCCCGCCATCGCTGTTCTCTACGCGCTGACGCTGATCCTGCGGATACGCAAGGAGGCCACGCCACTGGACCAGGACACTGGGCGCTTGGATCCATCAGTGCACAGGCTTCTGATTGCCACAGTCTGCACACAGTTCACCCTGTGGACACCCTATTACGTTATTCTCTTGGTAAGCACGTTTATTAACCTACGAGGAAGAATTCCAGATGTAAATTCCATTCAGATATTACACTTTGCCACGATTTTGTCAAAATTCCTGGCTTTCTCCAGCAGCTTTGTCATGCCTCTGCTCTACAGATACATTAACAAAAACTTTCCCAACAAATTACGGCGTTTGCTTAAAAAGATACACTGTGGGAACCAGGGGTGTTCTCACGAGCGCACAGTGGTACAGCAGGTCATGACATAG